In the genome of Monodelphis domestica isolate mMonDom1 chromosome 2, mMonDom1.pri, whole genome shotgun sequence, one region contains:
- the LOC100618888 gene encoding olfactory receptor 2Y1-like: MRQFNTSSQDFILLGFSDWPHLEHLLFVIILIFYLLTLVGNTAIIVVSNLFPQLHTPMYFFLCHLSFLDLCYTTSIVPQLLVNLHGFDRTITKGGCVAQLFISLALGSTESVLLVVMAFDRYAAVCRPLHYTTIMQPWLCLLLASISWFGGFVNSVAETGLMMAMPLCGLRYLDHFFCEMPVFLKLACKDTKDTEAKMFVARVIILVLPASLLLVSYVYIIQAVLNIKSAEGQRKAFETCGSHLMVVFLFYGSAIYTYLQPTHNYSTSHGKFIALFYTIITPMLNPLIYTLRNKDMKAALRKVIKRKRALG; this comes from the coding sequence ATGAGACAATTCAACACCAGTTCTCAAGACTTCATTTTGTTGGGATTCTCAGATTGGCCCCATTTGGAACATCTCCTCTTTGTGATCATCTTGATCTTTTATCTCTTAACCTTGGTTGGCAACACAGCCATCATTGTTGTGTCCAATTTGTTTCCTCAGCTCCATACCcccatgtatttttttctctgtcatcTCTCTTTCTTAGACCTGTGTTATACAACTAGCATTGTCCCTCAGCTTCTGGTTAATCTGCATGGATTTGACCGGACCATCACTAAAGGAGGTTGTGTGGCTCAACTCTTTATTAGTCTTGCCCTAGGTTCTACCGAATCTGTTCTTCTGGTGGTGATGGCTTTTGACCGGTATGCTGCTGTGTGCCGGCCCCTCCACTACACTACTATCATGCAACCCTGGCTCTGTCTCCTGCTGGCTTCCATCTCCTGGTTTGGAGGTTTTGTCAACTCAGTGGCCGAGACAGGACTTATGATGGCTATGCCTCTCTGTGGCCTACGCTATCTGGACCATTTTTTCTGTGAGATGCCTGTATTCTTAAAGCTGGCATGTAAGGATACTAAAGACACAGAAGCCAAGATGTTTGTCGCCCGGGTCATTATCTTGGTGCTCCCTGCCTCACTCCTCTTGGTCTCCTATGTGTACATAATCCAAGCAGTACTGAATATTAAGTCAGCAGAAGGGCAGAGAAAGGCATTTGAGACATGTGGGTCTCATCTAATGGTGGTCTTTCTTTTCTATGGATCTGCTATCTATACTTATCTTCAGCCCACTCACAACTACTCCACAAGTCATGGCAAGTTTATTGCTCTCTTTTATACTATTATAACTCCAATGCTCAACCCTCTTATTTATACCTTGAGAAACAAGGATATGAAGGCAGCTTTGAGGAaggtgataaaaagaaaaagagccttGGGGTAG